The Methanothrix soehngenii GP6 genome has a window encoding:
- a CDS encoding DUF3856 domain-containing protein gives MKARFAIALLTVAMLCACALAQEDSAEDWFDMGRNEEAISAFDEGLKTDPQNASAWHHRGMALAGMGHGAEANQSIQKAMELIDQRLQENPEDQEALWLRAEEMDLFGKSEEALEAYGRVAELNSSHALEAWIRESDILAAQGRYNQSVESFSRAMALVPANKSESQLGFQRRSENTFIFTKAWLINGQIHRVSIGLYNISSKSFDEIEQINSDYIAALQLKGKAVDPGRHGGSLMGSSLNWEMYTFNQPKAQPQAWPPCLTITKINPKEDDFIDIADNLKEAVSLQNWSLEIQGSKVSLPEYSLLPGKAVRVHLRSGQENETDLFLDSNLGLNDTVGSVSLRDGSGAKVASLDYWTKLDGSIAHQVTHYSGTAENDLEYPGTGYQGKMVQKAAGVGPFIAERTEIGPELAHNHSNKDELQENTADDWYKKGTELFENDSLEESVLAMERVIQLDPENSSAWLSIAITLGIMGNGSESSKAYEKALNLIDNDLKKNPQDARAWEAKSDALIGLGRQEESLDAIEKALEILNLSTERNPKDGEAWWSKANVLYGIGRSDEALQAYEKVIELNHTPRLADALLIKGYDFAIKGNYDEFKETFNQAIGLIPASDTAKLARTWNSAGFALAELGKEEEAFEAFEKYAQLSPGDRHSWRMKGDMASELGRYNVSIEAYDQALRIDPKWAEVWYKKGNALAKMDNHNDALKAFEKAVEISDEVIQKDAGNASGICIIKGYALIKLNRYDEAIEALDRALEIAPSSVPVFPAEAWNGKGDILLALGKNEDALEAYNKSIEFNPAFGRAWHGKGLAQSALGQFSEADLSFRVARKLGYQE, from the coding sequence ATGAAAGCAAGATTTGCCATCGCGTTGTTAACGGTAGCCATGCTCTGCGCCTGTGCCCTAGCGCAGGAGGACAGCGCAGAGGACTGGTTTGACATGGGCAGGAATGAGGAGGCAATAAGCGCCTTCGACGAGGGCCTGAAGACGGACCCGCAGAATGCCTCTGCCTGGCATCATAGGGGAATGGCCCTGGCGGGCATGGGCCACGGAGCGGAGGCTAACCAGTCAATTCAGAAGGCCATGGAGCTCATAGACCAGAGGCTCCAGGAGAACCCTGAAGACCAGGAGGCCTTATGGCTGAGGGCAGAGGAGATGGATCTCTTTGGGAAGAGCGAGGAAGCACTGGAGGCCTACGGTCGGGTGGCAGAGTTGAACTCATCCCACGCTCTGGAAGCCTGGATAAGGGAGTCAGATATCCTGGCGGCTCAGGGCAGGTACAACCAATCGGTAGAGTCCTTCAGCAGGGCAATGGCTCTGGTTCCCGCTAACAAATCCGAGTCGCAGTTAGGATTCCAGCGGCGGAGCGAGAACACCTTTATATTCACAAAAGCCTGGCTCATTAACGGCCAGATCCACAGGGTCTCTATCGGATTGTACAATATCTCCTCAAAGTCCTTCGATGAGATAGAGCAGATCAACTCCGATTATATTGCAGCCTTGCAGCTAAAAGGCAAGGCGGTTGATCCAGGCAGACATGGAGGCTCACTCATGGGGTCAAGCCTTAATTGGGAAATGTACACCTTCAACCAGCCAAAAGCGCAGCCTCAGGCCTGGCCTCCCTGCCTGACCATAACCAAAATCAATCCCAAGGAAGACGATTTCATCGATATCGCCGACAACCTGAAGGAGGCCGTCAGTCTCCAGAACTGGAGCCTGGAGATTCAGGGATCAAAAGTATCGCTGCCGGAATATTCCCTTCTGCCAGGGAAAGCCGTCAGGGTTCACCTGAGAAGCGGCCAGGAGAATGAGACAGACCTATTCCTGGACAGCAATCTGGGGCTGAATGACACTGTCGGAAGCGTCTCCCTGAGAGACGGCTCAGGAGCGAAAGTAGCCTCATTGGACTACTGGACCAAGCTGGATGGTTCGATCGCTCACCAGGTCACTCACTACTCAGGCACAGCTGAAAACGATCTTGAGTATCCAGGGACTGGTTATCAGGGGAAGATGGTGCAGAAGGCAGCGGGTGTTGGTCCTTTTATCGCCGAGAGGACGGAGATCGGGCCGGAGTTAGCTCATAATCATAGTAACAAAGATGAGCTGCAGGAGAACACTGCTGACGACTGGTATAAAAAAGGAACTGAGCTTTTTGAAAACGACTCTTTGGAGGAGTCGGTATTGGCCATGGAGAGGGTCATACAGCTGGATCCCGAGAACTCCAGTGCCTGGCTAAGCATCGCCATAACCTTGGGAATAATGGGCAATGGTAGCGAGTCATCAAAGGCCTATGAGAAGGCTCTGAATCTCATTGACAATGATCTGAAGAAGAACCCTCAGGATGCCAGAGCATGGGAGGCCAAAAGTGATGCCTTGATCGGCCTGGGAAGACAAGAGGAATCGCTCGATGCCATTGAGAAGGCCCTGGAGATTCTCAACCTGAGCACAGAGAGGAATCCGAAAGATGGAGAAGCCTGGTGGTCCAAGGCCAACGTACTTTATGGGATTGGTAGAAGTGACGAGGCTCTGCAGGCTTACGAGAAGGTCATAGAGCTGAACCATACGCCGAGGCTGGCAGATGCCCTGTTAATTAAGGGATATGACTTCGCTATCAAAGGCAATTACGATGAGTTCAAGGAAACCTTCAACCAGGCTATTGGGCTGATACCTGCTAGCGATACTGCAAAGCTTGCTCGAACATGGAATAGCGCAGGCTTTGCCCTCGCGGAATTAGGCAAGGAAGAGGAGGCATTCGAAGCATTTGAAAAGTATGCTCAATTAAGCCCCGGAGACAGGCACAGTTGGCGCATGAAAGGCGATATGGCCTCCGAGCTAGGCAGATACAACGTATCCATTGAGGCTTACGATCAGGCCCTTCGGATAGATCCCAAATGGGCTGAAGTCTGGTACAAAAAAGGAAATGCTTTGGCTAAAATGGATAACCATAATGATGCCTTGAAGGCGTTTGAGAAGGCTGTGGAGATCTCTGATGAGGTTATCCAGAAAGATGCAGGCAATGCCAGCGGCATTTGTATCATAAAAGGCTATGCCCTCATCAAACTAAACAGGTACGATGAGGCCATAGAAGCCTTAGACAGGGCACTGGAGATCGCTCCATCTTCTGTTCCAGTATTCCCTGCTGAGGCCTGGAATGGCAAAGGCGATATTCTGCTAGCGTTAGGGAAGAACGAGGACGCTCTAGAGGCTTACAACAAATCCATCGAGTTCAATCCGGCATTTGGCCGTGCTTGGCATGGCAAGGGATTGGCACAGAGCGCCCTCGGCCAGTTCTCTGAAGCCGACCTATCTTTTCGTGTGGCCAGGAAGTTAGGGTATCAGGAATAA
- a CDS encoding tetratricopeptide repeat protein, whose amino-acid sequence MKEISAIVMLTIAMLCASAMAESMSVNQTGISGNISERNPFQDVVQGYDHALQLDPGNASAWLGKAQVSQILGNQIESREYFQKALDATNGTLKDDSQDAKAWQAMGVALAGLARNEEAIGALERSIEISDQRLEENPEDIDSLWQKAVSYEALYMDYAAIKAYEKVIELNSSKSVGAWIRIADILFAKANGYNESVEAFNEAIRLMPDNASWAGGVVSDQGNSILRTDVWRDDDKILRVTIGSYNKSTKKFDFIQQIVSRPASTWLFRDNSIGFLQTRAEFAALAANRMQEKTDGWYKTSQELFKKASYEESVEALNRAIELDPQNATLWDAKASSLGIAASFDGNRSQYNESLKAQDKAIELDPGNSTLHIHKGFFIANLADLSGHKNESLYEEAIKEFDKALELDPMNEEAWTYKASVLDTRLNKSAEALLAYDKAIDLDGENAIDNESLSNAWSGKGTALAKLGRYNESFEAFDKAIELNLQASAFVWLAKGDALNQSGRYEEAAFAYDKVVEQNPDSSQALIAHAYGSKGDALSAWGKYDEAVIAYDNAIENYPSEPMGAQTWHKKGIALQALGRTSDADAAFAKAKELGYEK is encoded by the coding sequence ATGAAAGAGATATCTGCTATCGTAATGCTAACGATAGCTATGCTCTGCGCCTCTGCTATGGCGGAGAGTATGTCGGTTAATCAGACTGGAATAAGTGGGAACATATCGGAACGCAATCCCTTCCAGGATGTCGTTCAGGGATATGACCACGCCCTGCAGCTGGACCCCGGAAATGCCAGTGCCTGGTTGGGCAAGGCCCAGGTATCTCAAATTCTGGGAAATCAGATTGAATCTCGGGAATATTTCCAGAAGGCTCTCGATGCGACCAATGGGACCTTGAAGGATGATTCTCAGGATGCGAAAGCCTGGCAGGCAATGGGTGTAGCTCTGGCCGGCCTTGCCAGAAATGAGGAGGCAATAGGTGCCCTGGAAAGGTCAATAGAGATTTCAGACCAGAGGCTGGAGGAGAATCCGGAAGATATAGATTCGTTGTGGCAAAAAGCTGTAAGCTACGAGGCTCTGTACATGGATTATGCTGCCATCAAGGCATATGAAAAAGTCATAGAGCTGAACTCCAGCAAATCGGTGGGTGCCTGGATCAGGATAGCCGACATACTCTTCGCAAAAGCTAACGGCTATAACGAATCGGTGGAAGCCTTCAATGAAGCAATTAGACTGATGCCTGACAATGCCAGCTGGGCAGGGGGTGTTGTCTCAGATCAAGGGAACTCTATTCTACGTACGGACGTCTGGCGGGATGATGATAAGATCCTCAGAGTAACCATCGGCAGCTATAACAAGTCTACAAAGAAATTTGATTTCATCCAGCAGATTGTTTCAAGGCCGGCTTCCACCTGGTTGTTCAGAGACAACAGTATTGGCTTTTTACAGACAAGAGCCGAATTTGCAGCTTTAGCTGCCAATAGAATGCAGGAAAAAACTGATGGCTGGTATAAAACGAGTCAGGAACTTTTCAAGAAGGCATCATATGAAGAATCTGTCGAAGCCCTCAACAGGGCCATTGAGCTTGATCCCCAAAATGCTACGCTCTGGGACGCTAAAGCCTCAAGCCTCGGCATTGCAGCCTCCTTTGACGGCAACCGCAGCCAGTACAACGAATCACTCAAGGCGCAGGACAAAGCCATTGAACTGGATCCAGGAAACTCCACATTGCATATTCACAAAGGCTTTTTCATCGCCAACCTGGCCGATTTGAGCGGGCACAAGAATGAGAGCCTGTACGAAGAAGCCATCAAGGAGTTTGATAAGGCCCTTGAGCTTGACCCGATGAATGAGGAAGCTTGGACCTACAAGGCATCAGTTCTCGATACTAGGCTGAACAAATCTGCGGAGGCCCTGCTCGCTTACGATAAAGCTATCGATCTTGATGGCGAAAATGCAATTGACAATGAATCGCTGAGCAATGCCTGGAGCGGCAAGGGAACGGCCCTGGCAAAACTGGGAAGGTATAACGAGTCCTTTGAAGCCTTTGACAAAGCCATAGAGCTGAACCTGCAAGCCTCCGCCTTTGTCTGGCTCGCAAAGGGCGATGCCCTCAACCAGTCGGGAAGATATGAAGAGGCCGCTTTTGCATACGATAAAGTCGTTGAACAGAATCCCGACTCCTCGCAGGCGCTGATAGCTCACGCTTACGGCAGCAAGGGAGATGCGCTAAGCGCCTGGGGAAAATACGATGAGGCGGTCATTGCCTACGATAATGCCATCGAGAACTACCCGTCGGAGCCTATGGGTGCACAGACCTGGCACAAAAAGGGCATTGCTCTCCAGGCGCTGGGCCGCACATCAGACGCAGATGCCGCCTTCGCAAAGGCAAAGGAGCTGGGATACGAAAAGTGA
- a CDS encoding tetratricopeptide repeat protein yields MKRKKTLDAKKPSMIVVGVRFALAMISLAILCIGAVAEDEKSANYWYEKSLDLYNNGSLEESLQAVDKAIELDPENATLWAYKASGLNLAGVITQNQSRFDESLQVYDRAIELDPENTTYLLWKGFALRQAVNGLRGQERIQIFEEAIETFDRALEIDPKFAEAWAGKGVICDDLATFNNDSARYNDSLAAYDKAIELAPTNDSRNLAQAYEGKAVALSHMGQDLAARGQIEESRAVLKEAVKNYDKVIDLDPDFVGQEAQQNRAGVLKELGRRDEAAAGYEKAIEQLNRSIEVNLNNSGAWVNKAILFQEQGRYEEAITALNNATKITPEYVMAWEMMGEILSNDLGRYDESIEAYDRALQLDPSDARAWTSKGHALRSLGRNREAVLAYDRALKIDPNRATAWSGKGAALRDQGRYNESVQAYDEVLRAVERDPTYRYSSAALAVADAWLGKSKAESLMGPDKAEEAAIAYNESLQAYEKAIQIDPESARAWIGRGNALLSLEKYSDSKEAYERAVEVLNGSLEEDPEDAEAWWLKAESLDNLGRSNEALQAYDRVIELNSSKAIGAWIRKSDIFVSLGRYNESVEAFDSALNLLPTKDKQSIMGLWWAKGTDIYHNAWIADGQIVRTTSAWRNQSTGAIENIMMVNSDFTAAWQRPTSGKGFSPEEKPLGRHDEALQALSTNWADYGFPNSKETAQVKIADDWVQTGRALFRSQSFEGAAEAYEKAIGAAGSNKILLAEAWKGKGEAFLVLSGSEKSPGKREEANESLEKALDYFDQVLEIYPENAGAWLNKSFILRWMGRTGEALDAVDRAVELNPENIDFHWQRAELLSMLGRYNESDQAFDETIEMIPANSSRKLAEVWTFKGFNFMGQNNNEEALKAFEKVTELDPQEPTGWLYKGEVLKALGRRAEADEAYARAGELDNHLRSLLTAEEEANEASTRVVDLGYNVQKESDAKPSSTPKMLAITRIMATGEDEFVVVANSRAAAQSLNGWTLDVSDGRNGSSNQSVTLPDLTLGPNERINIHLGRGESNETDVFLNSAITLNDTAGNIILKDETGMIVASFGYRVESDGSITGIMTAEGEFGYPPSGQNEVKMVVRETGSGPYVTERTEYEPEAANYSWIRNTSLERSGKEML; encoded by the coding sequence ATGAAACGAAAAAAGACATTAGACGCCAAGAAGCCATCGATGATAGTAGTAGGAGTAAGATTTGCTCTCGCTATGATTTCGCTGGCCATACTCTGCATCGGCGCTGTAGCGGAAGACGAGAAGAGCGCAAATTACTGGTATGAAAAGAGCCTGGATCTTTACAACAACGGATCTCTCGAAGAATCACTTCAGGCGGTCGATAAGGCCATAGAGCTCGATCCCGAGAACGCCACCCTCTGGGCTTACAAAGCCTCCGGCCTGAACTTAGCCGGGGTGATCACTCAGAACCAGAGCAGATTCGATGAGTCCCTCCAGGTTTACGACAGGGCCATCGAGCTTGATCCAGAGAACACTACCTACCTGTTGTGGAAGGGTTTTGCCTTGCGACAGGCTGTCAACGGGCTGCGCGGCCAGGAGCGCATTCAGATCTTTGAAGAGGCAATAGAGACCTTCGACAGAGCTTTGGAGATTGATCCTAAATTTGCAGAGGCCTGGGCAGGCAAGGGAGTGATCTGCGACGATCTGGCCACGTTCAACAACGACTCCGCCAGGTACAACGATTCTTTAGCTGCATATGATAAGGCCATCGAGCTTGCACCCACCAACGATAGCAGAAACCTGGCTCAGGCTTACGAAGGAAAGGCTGTCGCTCTCTCCCATATGGGCCAGGATCTGGCAGCCAGAGGCCAGATTGAGGAATCCAGGGCTGTGCTGAAGGAGGCCGTAAAGAACTACGACAAGGTCATCGACCTGGATCCGGATTTCGTGGGCCAGGAGGCCCAGCAGAATCGAGCGGGAGTACTGAAAGAGCTGGGGAGACGCGATGAAGCCGCTGCAGGATACGAGAAGGCAATAGAGCAACTGAACAGAAGCATCGAAGTGAATCTCAATAACTCTGGTGCCTGGGTTAACAAAGCAATTCTGTTCCAGGAGCAGGGCAGGTATGAGGAGGCAATTACAGCTCTAAACAATGCCACGAAAATAACTCCGGAGTATGTGATGGCCTGGGAGATGATGGGCGAGATTCTGTCCAATGATCTGGGCAGATATGATGAGTCCATAGAGGCCTACGACCGCGCCCTGCAGCTGGACCCATCCGATGCCCGAGCCTGGACCAGCAAGGGCCATGCTCTCAGGAGCTTAGGCAGGAACCGAGAGGCTGTTTTAGCTTACGACCGGGCCCTAAAGATCGATCCCAATCGTGCAACGGCCTGGTCGGGTAAAGGTGCAGCCTTAAGAGACCAGGGCAGATATAACGAATCTGTTCAGGCCTACGATGAGGTCCTCCGTGCTGTTGAACGGGACCCGACATACAGATACTCCTCTGCCGCTTTGGCAGTTGCGGATGCGTGGCTTGGGAAGTCCAAGGCCGAGTCTCTGATGGGCCCAGATAAAGCTGAAGAGGCGGCCATAGCCTACAACGAATCTCTTCAGGCTTACGAGAAGGCCATTCAGATCGATCCGGAGTCGGCCAGGGCCTGGATTGGTAGGGGCAATGCCCTGCTGAGCCTGGAAAAATATAGCGACTCCAAGGAGGCTTACGAGAGAGCAGTCGAGGTTTTGAATGGCAGCCTTGAAGAAGATCCCGAAGATGCTGAAGCCTGGTGGCTGAAGGCCGAAAGCCTGGACAACCTTGGCAGGAGCAATGAAGCGCTACAAGCTTACGATAGGGTCATCGAGCTGAATTCCTCGAAGGCAATTGGTGCCTGGATAAGGAAATCAGACATCTTCGTTTCCTTGGGCAGATATAACGAGTCAGTGGAAGCCTTTGACAGCGCTCTCAATCTGCTGCCAACCAAAGATAAGCAGAGCATCATGGGCCTGTGGTGGGCAAAAGGTACGGACATCTACCATAATGCCTGGATTGCAGACGGTCAGATTGTCAGGACCACCTCAGCATGGCGCAACCAGTCCACAGGAGCCATCGAGAATATCATGATGGTCAACTCGGACTTCACCGCAGCCTGGCAGAGGCCGACCAGTGGCAAAGGCTTCTCGCCCGAGGAAAAGCCTCTGGGCAGGCATGATGAGGCGCTGCAGGCCTTGAGCACAAACTGGGCGGATTATGGCTTCCCCAATTCTAAAGAGACTGCACAGGTGAAAATTGCAGATGATTGGGTTCAAACTGGCAGGGCTCTATTCAGAAGCCAATCCTTTGAAGGAGCAGCTGAGGCTTATGAAAAGGCCATTGGGGCTGCGGGCTCGAATAAAATTCTGCTGGCAGAAGCCTGGAAGGGCAAAGGAGAGGCATTCCTTGTGCTGTCGGGCAGTGAAAAAAGCCCTGGAAAGAGGGAAGAGGCCAATGAAAGCCTCGAAAAAGCCTTGGACTACTTCGATCAGGTACTGGAGATCTATCCAGAGAATGCTGGAGCCTGGCTCAACAAAAGCTTTATTCTCAGGTGGATGGGCAGGACCGGCGAGGCGCTCGATGCCGTAGACAGGGCAGTTGAGCTGAATCCCGAGAATATCGATTTTCACTGGCAGAGGGCGGAGCTTCTCTCTATGCTTGGTAGGTACAACGAGTCCGACCAGGCTTTTGATGAAACCATTGAGATGATCCCAGCCAATTCAAGCCGAAAATTAGCAGAGGTCTGGACCTTTAAGGGCTTTAACTTCATGGGGCAGAACAATAACGAAGAGGCATTGAAGGCATTTGAGAAGGTCACAGAGCTTGATCCCCAAGAGCCGACAGGTTGGCTTTACAAGGGAGAAGTCTTGAAGGCGCTGGGCCGACGGGCCGAGGCGGACGAGGCCTATGCCAGGGCTGGGGAGCTAGATAACCATCTCCGCAGCCTGCTAACCGCGGAGGAGGAAGCGAACGAGGCTTCCACCAGGGTTGTGGATCTGGGGTACAACGTCCAGAAGGAGAGCGACGCTAAGCCTTCTTCAACCCCTAAAATGCTGGCCATCACCAGGATTATGGCCACAGGCGAGGACGAGTTCGTGGTAGTAGCCAATAGCCGAGCAGCTGCCCAAAGCCTCAACGGCTGGACTCTTGATGTCAGTGACGGTAGGAACGGCAGCAGCAACCAGTCCGTAACTCTGCCTGATCTCACCCTTGGCCCTAACGAGAGGATCAATATCCATCTTGGTAGGGGCGAGAGCAACGAGACGGATGTCTTCTTGAACAGCGCCATCACCCTTAACGATACTGCGGGAAACATCATCCTGAAAGATGAAACCGGAATGATTGTGGCTTCTTTTGGGTACAGAGTCGAGTCCGATGGCTCTATCACAGGCATAATGACTGCAGAGGGCGAGTTTGGCTATCCGCCGTCGGGCCAAAACGAGGTGAAGATGGTGGTGAGAGAAACCGGAAGCGGCCCTTATGTCACCGAGAGGACTGAGTACGAACCTGAGGCAGCTAACTACAGCTGGATCAGAAACACTTCCCTGGAGAGGAGCGGAAAGGAGATGCTTTGA
- a CDS encoding tetratricopeptide repeat protein, which produces MIELNKRRVGKRHKCRGLWAVALGMLAVAGLCACVTAQENTTDYWMDKAEGLTHNGSFEEAISALDEALNIEPENETVLIRKAWYLSVVGMANESAKEYERALSFLDEDLKKNASDAEAWEKKASALNSLNRNEESIKAYEKALEVFDQRIERNQLDADAWMGRANVLLNLGRWDEAHEAYDEVTELKPQDYNVWWRKAEVISGIGDINESVEAYDRAIGLIPANDTDELALAYASKSENLASVDRWEDALEAVNKSLELNPRSSTWWHFKAFILTELDRKEEALAAFNEAIGQNPEDIGNWQWKASLLVEMKRYNESLEAYDKAIELAAENNTEELAQTWFSKASALNKTGRNEEATDAFQRSLKLYDEAIAENPGDVSLLEAKGRVLFNLERYDEAIAIYDHILETTPSVEPRLTHITTWIARGDALRALGRNEEALEEYNKAIDMSPNFSTAWHGLGEAQRALGQTHNASMSLLVAQKLGYEE; this is translated from the coding sequence GTGATTGAATTGAACAAACGTCGAGTGGGGAAAAGACACAAATGCAGAGGGCTGTGGGCTGTTGCTCTGGGCATGCTGGCTGTCGCAGGACTATGTGCTTGTGTCACTGCACAGGAAAATACCACAGACTATTGGATGGACAAGGCTGAAGGGCTGACGCACAACGGCTCCTTCGAAGAGGCCATCTCAGCATTGGACGAGGCTCTGAATATAGAGCCTGAAAATGAGACCGTCCTGATCCGCAAGGCTTGGTATCTAAGCGTAGTTGGCATGGCGAATGAGTCGGCCAAGGAATACGAGAGGGCTCTCTCCTTTCTGGATGAGGACTTGAAGAAGAATGCGAGCGATGCCGAGGCCTGGGAAAAAAAGGCCAGTGCCTTGAACAGTCTGAACAGGAACGAAGAATCCATCAAGGCATATGAGAAGGCACTGGAAGTCTTCGACCAGAGAATAGAGAGGAACCAGTTGGATGCAGACGCCTGGATGGGCAGGGCCAATGTTCTCCTGAACCTAGGTCGATGGGATGAGGCCCATGAGGCCTACGATGAAGTCACTGAACTCAAGCCGCAGGATTACAATGTCTGGTGGAGAAAGGCTGAGGTTATAAGCGGCATAGGGGACATCAATGAGTCGGTTGAAGCATACGATCGAGCCATCGGCCTGATACCTGCCAACGATACAGATGAGCTTGCCCTGGCTTATGCCTCCAAGAGCGAGAACCTGGCCTCTGTGGACAGATGGGAAGATGCCCTGGAGGCGGTCAATAAGTCTTTGGAGCTAAATCCCAGGAGCAGCACTTGGTGGCATTTCAAGGCATTTATTTTAACAGAGCTTGATCGAAAGGAAGAAGCTCTGGCAGCCTTCAATGAGGCCATCGGGCAGAATCCGGAGGATATCGGCAACTGGCAGTGGAAGGCCAGCCTTCTCGTCGAGATGAAGAGGTACAACGAGTCCTTGGAGGCCTATGATAAAGCAATCGAGCTGGCAGCAGAGAACAACACCGAAGAGCTGGCACAGACCTGGTTCTCCAAAGCATCAGCCTTGAACAAGACAGGCAGGAATGAGGAGGCAACAGATGCCTTCCAGAGGTCCCTGAAGCTTTATGATGAAGCGATAGCAGAGAACCCGGGCGATGTCAGCCTCCTGGAGGCGAAAGGCCGAGTGCTCTTCAATCTGGAAAGGTACGATGAGGCCATAGCCATCTATGACCATATCCTTGAAACCACTCCGAGCGTCGAGCCAAGATTAACTCACATAACCACATGGATTGCCAGGGGAGATGCTCTCAGAGCTTTGGGCAGGAATGAGGAGGCTCTGGAGGAGTACAACAAGGCCATAGATATGAGCCCCAATTTCAGCACAGCCTGGCACGGGCTGGGAGAGGCGCAGAGGGCGCTGGGCCAAACCCACAACGCGAGCATGTCGCTTCTAGTGGCACAGAAGCTGGGGTATGAGGAATGA
- a CDS encoding tetratricopeptide repeat protein yields the protein MHRKEVNELNKCRVGKRHKNSRLWAVALGLLALAALCVSAAAQENTAKYWIAKGDDLFFNKSNPLEALESYEKAIQINPDNMTAWNGKSMVLDTLSVQTYSKILNLSETKLAKNPQDIEALQTSAMALASLGNREESNQFLKKAIDVYDQEIKDNPKNATAWFLKAGLISILNGSEEAISAYDKVIELNGSKMIDALITKGNILLNLGRYNESIDTIDKAIQLDPENPSVWYEKATYYNVLGKYNESLDAYEMITKLEPEKASAWLFKGNVLKALGRQTDADAAYAKAKELGHQE from the coding sequence TTGCATCGAAAAGAGGTGAATGAATTGAACAAATGTCGAGTGGGGAAGAGACATAAAAACAGCAGGCTGTGGGCCGTTGCCCTGGGCCTGCTGGCACTGGCAGCATTATGCGTTTCTGCTGCAGCACAGGAGAATACAGCAAAATACTGGATAGCAAAAGGAGACGACCTGTTTTTTAATAAAAGCAACCCTCTAGAGGCCCTGGAATCGTATGAAAAAGCCATCCAGATAAATCCTGACAATATGACCGCATGGAATGGAAAATCTATGGTTCTCGACACTTTAAGCGTACAGACTTATAGTAAAATTCTCAATTTGAGTGAGACAAAATTAGCCAAAAATCCCCAAGATATCGAGGCTTTGCAGACTAGTGCGATGGCATTGGCAAGTTTGGGGAATCGAGAAGAATCCAACCAGTTCCTAAAGAAAGCCATAGATGTCTACGACCAAGAAATAAAAGATAATCCAAAGAATGCCACTGCTTGGTTTCTCAAGGCGGGGCTGATTTCCATCTTAAATGGGAGTGAGGAGGCTATCAGCGCCTATGATAAAGTGATCGAATTGAACGGTTCAAAGATGATTGATGCCTTGATCACCAAGGGCAATATTCTTCTGAACCTTGGCAGGTACAATGAGTCCATTGATACCATCGATAAAGCCATTCAGTTAGATCCAGAGAATCCCAGCGTATGGTATGAGAAAGCTACCTATTACAATGTCCTTGGGAAGTACAATGAGTCTCTGGATGCTTATGAGATGATTACTAAGCTGGAACCTGAAAAAGCGAGTGCTTGGTTGTTCAAAGGCAATGTTCTCAAGGCTTTAGGTCGTCAGACTGATGCAGATGCTGCCTATGCCAAGGCTAAGGAGTTGGGGCATCAGGAATGA